The Sphaerochaeta globosa str. Buddy region AGAAGCGTCTGGTGTTTCGATTACTCAACAGGAACGGAGTGTCGTCAATCAGTTGATAGTGAATCCTACATCAACCACGAAGGAGTTGGAAAAAGAATGCAGTATCTCATATCGTACTGTTCAAAGGATTATTTCCACTCTGAAGGAAAAGGGGCTCCTCGAACGAGAAGGAAGCAAGAAGAATGGTACATGGAAGGTCCGAATAAAATAAAAATTCTTTCGTATGTATCAGGTACATAATTGTTTCAGTCTTGAACAAGTTGAGAGTTTGGTACTGTTGAATTGCACACAGTCTTTTTGGGATTCCTATTCAGTCAACTCGACACGGATGTGTTCATGGGAATATGCCGACTAGTAAGTATTGTCAGGCAGGGGAAAGGCTTTATGTAATGGTGAAGAAGAATCCCTGTCTGCTGGTGTCTGCTATGTGTGTCATAAGGGATCTCGGCATAGCATAGTCAATAAAGGTGATGAAGATTTTATTATCCTTACGGTTGTGGTAGAACGATAAACGTAGATTTGTTGGATATGTTCCCACGAACTGACAAACGCTCAGAACAGGGTTGATTTGTTTCCCGAAAGCAACTGCATCAATACTACTGTCACAATTCATCTGGAGACGATGGTGCTTTTGACAAGGGGGTAGAACTGACGTTGAGAGCAGCAATTCCCATTGTCGTTCGGTATACTATTTGCAATGTATATGCAATGCATGATAACTGTGATATCCTTGGTATCAGGAGATAGAGATGGCAAGCACAACTATAAGTCTACGAACAGATACCGAATTGAAAGCTCAGGCAGAAGAGATACTGAATCAATTGGGGATGACCCTGAACGGAACATTCAATATGCTGCTGAACCAGATTGTACGGGAGAAATCAGTGCCGTTGAGCCTTTCCCTTTCGTCTCAAAACACGCTGTACGCAGATTTACTCACAGCAGAAGCTGAGAGGAATAATGGATATGTTGGGCGATCTTCAGATGATATTCTTAAAGAACTTGACTTGATTGT contains the following coding sequences:
- a CDS encoding cupin domain-containing protein is translated as MSGRGKALCNGEEESLSAGVCYVCHKGSRHSIVNKGDEDFIILTVVVER
- a CDS encoding type II toxin-antitoxin system RelB/DinJ family antitoxin — protein: MASTTISLRTDTELKAQAEEILNQLGMTLNGTFNMLLNQIVREKSVPLSLSLSSQNTLYADLLTAEAERNNGYVGRSSDDILKELDLIVAAAEASYEV